The nucleotide sequence CTTACGCCCCGATCCAGCTTCTCAACTGCAACCGCAAGGGGTTCACGGCCCCTCTCAGGTGGTCGATCGCAACGCCCTTCAGTGGACGGATTCTTCCTGGTCGGGAATGCCTCTCGAAGAATTCGTTATCTACGAACTGCATGTGGGCACGTTCACTCCTGAAGGAACTTTGGCGGCGATTGTGCCCAGATTGCAGTCCTTGAAGGAACTGGGAATCACTGCAATTGAATTAATGCCGCTAGCTCAGTTCCCTGGCGATCGCAATTGGGGCTATGACGGGACGTACCCCTTTTCCGTTCACACAGCTTATGGCGGTCCCAATGGCTTAAAACAACTTGTGGATGCATGCCACCAACAAGGACTGGCAGTTGTTTTAGATGTGGTATACAACCACTTCGGGCCGGAAGGAAACTACAGTAGCTGTTATGGTCCCTATCTCACCGATCGCTATCGAACCCCTTGGGGCAGCGCGCTCGACTTTGATGGCCCCAACAGCGATGGCATACGCAACTTTTTTATTCAAAATGCACTATTTTGGTTGCGCGAGTATCGGATTGATGCTCTGCGGCTCGATGCCATACATGCTATCTACGACTTCAGTGCCAAGCACTTTCTAGCGGAACTTGCAGAGGCAGTTGACACCTTCGAGGAGCAGAGCCATCGACAGGTTCACCTAATCGCTGAAAGCGATCTGAACGATACTCGAATTATTCGCCCAGCTGATATCGGAGGTTATGGGATTGATGCCCAATGGAGTGATGATTTTCACCATGCCCTCCATGCATTGCTCACTGGAGAACAGCAGGGTTACTACCAAGACTTCGGTCAATTATGCGATTTCGAGAAAGCGTGGCGGGCGAGCTTTGTCTACGACTGGAAATATTCCCATTATCGCCAGCGCTATCACGGTAGCGATGCGAGCGATCGCCCCACATATCAGTTTGCCATCTGCGCTCAAAATCACGATCAGGTGGGCAATCGCATGCTGGGAGAACGACTCGCGCGGTTAGTTTCGTTTGAAGCTATCAAGTTATCAGCAGCAGCAACCTTGCTATCTCCCTACATTCCGTTGCTATTTATGGGAGAGGAATATGGCGAAACAGCTCCTTTTCGATATTTCGTGAGTCATACCGATCCAGAGTTAGTGGAAGCGGTGCGCCAGGGACGAAAAGCTGAATTTGCCCATTGGCGCAATGCAAATGAAATGCCCGACCCGCAAAGCATTCACACTTTTGAACAATCCAAACTCGACTGGGATATGCAATTTCGAGGCAAACACGCGGTATTGCGTCAGTTCTACAGAGAGCTGTTACAAATACGTCGGCACAATCCCGCCCTGCGCCAATTCGATCGTGCTTGCCAAGAGGTATCGAGTCTGAAAACCGAAGGTATTCTTCTATTTAGGCGATGGCAGGCTAATAGCCAAATACTCGGGGTGATGAACTTTGGCGATCGCAAAACTACAATCGCTCCCGTGACTGCCGCTAACCAATGGACTAAGCGATTGGACTCTGCCG is from Synechococcus sp. PCC 7336 and encodes:
- the treZ gene encoding malto-oligosyltrehalose trehalohydrolase, with the protein product MEIGANYLADGRCKFTVWAPRCQKVGLQLSQESESRRVEMQQQERGYWTATVASASPNSTYLYQLDDSSTLRPDPASQLQPQGVHGPSQVVDRNALQWTDSSWSGMPLEEFVIYELHVGTFTPEGTLAAIVPRLQSLKELGITAIELMPLAQFPGDRNWGYDGTYPFSVHTAYGGPNGLKQLVDACHQQGLAVVLDVVYNHFGPEGNYSSCYGPYLTDRYRTPWGSALDFDGPNSDGIRNFFIQNALFWLREYRIDALRLDAIHAIYDFSAKHFLAELAEAVDTFEEQSHRQVHLIAESDLNDTRIIRPADIGGYGIDAQWSDDFHHALHALLTGEQQGYYQDFGQLCDFEKAWRASFVYDWKYSHYRQRYHGSDASDRPTYQFAICAQNHDQVGNRMLGERLARLVSFEAIKLSAAATLLSPYIPLLFMGEEYGETAPFRYFVSHTDPELVEAVRQGRKAEFAHWRNANEMPDPQSIHTFEQSKLDWDMQFRGKHAVLRQFYRELLQIRRHNPALRQFDRACQEVSSLKTEGILLFRRWQANSQILGVMNFGDRKTTIAPVTAANQWTKRLDSADMKWEGPGNAAPSVLQQNEAFEIQALSAILYEKSTLTRAS